The window TATGCTACAAAATAAAAATAAATAATAACAATAATATTAGTTTGTTGCGTAAAAAAAGAAATAAAAATTGTTCCTTTATCAGTATATAATAAATCATATTTTGCTAAATAAGAATGGAAAAATAAATAATCAATAAAATCTCAAATTAAAACAATCGTACCAACAACTGCAAAAACTAATGTATAAAAACCTTTAACTGAAAAACTACGACTAATTTTTTTCATTTTTATTCTCCTTACAATTAATTATATAATTAGCTATCATAATTTAGACTTGGTACATAACTATAACATTTTGCACCTACCAAACTATAAAATTCACTTTCATCTTTATATTTATCTAATATTTGTGCTTCATCTAGAAAATAATATTATCAAAATAGTAGATAAAATTAAAGGTTATGTACCAAGTCTTTTAAAAAAATTTTTTATAAACTTTTTCAATTTCTTGACCAATATTATCAATACCATTTTTATTAATTACTTCTAAATAATGATAATAAAAAATTTTTTTAAAAGCTTCATCAAGGTTAGTAAATGCTATTTTTCGTAAATTATCAATATGAGAATAATTTCTTTTGAAAGAAATTTTATCAGCAATAAAAATAATTTTATCTAAATTACTCATTGTAACAGCAGCAGTAGTATGTTTACTAATCGCTAATAAAATTTCTTTATCGCTAAAACCCAAATGATGTTCTAAATATAATGCTCCCGTTTTTGAATGTCAAGTTGGTATTGGTTCACTTAAAAATTGTGGTAAATACTGTTGTAAATATTGCTGATGTCGAACATTTTCTCATTGCTTGGTTATATCGTGATAAACGCCTGCTATTTCAGCTTTTAAACAATTAACTTGATAATGATTTGCTAATTGTTTTGCCATTTTTCCAACATTTAAACAATGAAGATAACGAGTTTTATCCATGTGTAATAACAAACGATCAGTAATATAAAGTAAATTACTATTAACATATGCTAAAACTTTAGAATTAATTGCTGTTATCATTCCTTGACGAATTTTAGTTGAATTAACATTAGGAAAAATTGATTGTAAAATAACTTTGTTATATGATTGTAATAATTTTTCATCTAAAAGATATTCTGTTCTTTGAGCAATAATAAAAATAACTTTAGTTTTTAAAATCGCAATATTATGTCAGCGATGCAAATTATTAGCTTGATCAGAACCAATAATAATATAATATTGATGATTAAAACCATATTTTTCTTGTAATGATATTACCGTATCAATCATATACGAAATGCCTTGACGATCTAACTCACAAGTTTCTAACTTCATTCAAGGATATTTAGTAATGACAAGATTAATCATTTTAATCCGATGAATTGAACTAGTTAATTGTCGTTTTTTTAAAGGTGAACAATATGCAGGAACAATTAAAAGCATATCAGCTTTTAATTGTTCATAAGCTTGAAGCATAATTTCTTTATGTTGATTATGAATAGGATCAAAACTCCCACCAAAAATAATAATTTTCATCTTATTCCTTTCTGATTATACTAGTGGTTTAATAATTTGATAATCACAATTTTCTGGTAACATCAACTTTAATTGTTGCTTTCGGGCTTTAAATGAAATTCATCCATAACCATAAATTTGAATGCCAATTTTTTCTTCATTATTTTTAGAAATTTTAATTTGATGTTCAATCATTTTAGTATTTGGTTTTAAAAGTAAAATTTGTTGCTTTCAAATTCGCGAACAATTTTCAATCTTACTACAATGCAAAACTAATTTATTAGAACCATAAAAATGAAATGATGTTGCTAACCCTTCAATAAATGAAAATTGAAATAATCCAACAACAGTAATTGTTTGTCCATATTCTAATTGATAGGTTTTACTTTTAATTTTTGATTCAAAATTTAAATTACGATAAGCATTATTATTTAAATAATAATTTAATTCATTACTATTAGAAAATCCTGGAGTATCATAAAAATATAAGTAATCACGATAAGCAATAGCAATTAGATTCATTGTTGTATTAGGAAAATAACTCATTAATGGTAATTTACGAGAAAACTGTTGTTGTAATGATAATACCTTATTAATTAATGAACTTTTACCAACATTAGTTTTTCCAATTCAATAAATATCAGTTTGTTGTTTTTTTAAAAATTCAACAAATTCATCAATAAAATAATTTTTTGTACTACTAACAAGAATAATATCAATTGGTTCTAGTCCAATTAATGTTATTTGTTTTCTAACCCAATCTTTAAGTTTATTAAAAGCAATATATTGCATTATGGTATCAATTTTATTAATTATTAGATAAAATCTTAAGTTTTTTAATTGACAATGATACTGCCAAATTAAACTTCCAAAAAAGTCCATTATATTAATAACATAAAAAACTACCCCATCATTATTTTTAATCTTCATAAATAAATCATCATAATTATAATTAACATTATTAACATTTACTAATTCATTATAATGTTTAATCCGAAAACATCGCCAACAATAAAAATGAGAATTATCTTGAAGTTTTGCAATGTAACCAGCTTGTAAATTATTATTAGATTGTAATTCTGAACCACACCCATAACATATCATCGCAATCATTTTAACGATTTAAAAAATTATTAAATTGTTTATTTTTAAGCATTATAATTTCTTCCTTATATGGTGGTTCAGAATTATTTCAAGGAGTTTCTAAAATTTTAATTATATTAGCAAATTTAGGATGATAAAGAATACTACACAAACTATCAAACCCTAAATTACCATAACCAATATTCTCATGGCGGTCTTTATGGGAACCTTTAATATTTTTAGAATCATTAAGATGAATAACAAATAATTTATCCAATCCAATTATCTTATCAAATTCTTCAATAACTTGTTCTAAATTATTAACTAAATCATAACCTGCATCATTTAAATGACAAGTATCTCAACAAACACCAACTAAATGTGAATATTTAACACCCAAAATAATTGTTTTTAATTGCGAAAAATTAATTCCTAATTCACTACCTTTACCTGACATTGTTTCTAAAGCAATTTTAATATTTTGATTAGGTTCCAATACTTCATTTAACCCATCAATAATATATTGTAAACCAATACTAGCATCAGCACCGACACTACTTCCAGGATGCAATACGATATATTTAGCACCAATTGCTAAAGAACGATTAATTTCTGTTTTTAAAAATTCCTTAGCTAGCATATAAGTACTAGGATTAATACTATTAGCTAAATTAATAATATAAGGTGCATGAATAATAACATTATTAATATCTAAATTATGTTTTTCTAATCCTTGTTTAAATTCAGCAATTTTTAACTGGTCTAAGGGTTTTCTTCTTGTATTTTGTGGTGCTCCCGTATAAAACATCATGGCATTTGCCCCATAACTAATAGCTTCATTTAATGCTCCTACTAGATAATCAGGACTTTTCATTGATACATGACAACCTAATATTAATTTATTTTTCATCAACATAATCACCTTTATATTTTAAGTTATATGCAAATTATACTATAAATTATTTTCTTATCTTACATAAAATAAGAAGTAAGGCAAATAACCTTACTTCTTAAAACTTTTCTTACGATATTTTTGAATAACTTTTTTAACTTCTTCTTTTCTTTGTTTTTTATAACCTGGTTTAATTGGTTGAGAATGATACTTTGAGATAACTTTTTGTAAATCATTTACTGACGCTTGGGGAATATTTTTAATAACCTTCTTTGTTGGCTTCTTAACTTTTTCATTTCATAATGTAAAATTAATTCCCTTTTTAGTTAAATATGCAATTCCTTCCTCGTCTGATGAATCATAAAATAAGTAAGAATATCCATGATATTTTCCTCTACCTGTTCTTCCTGCACGATGAAAATAATATGTTAAATCATATGGTAAATTTAATGAAATAACATGTGAAACTCCTGGTAAATCAATACCCCTTGAAGCAATATCAGAACAAACAACAAATTTAAATTCAAGACTATTAATTCGTTTTAGCATTTTAATGCGTTCACGAGATTTTAAACTACTATGAATTTGTCCGACTTTAATATTTTGTTCTTGTAACAAATCAAGAACTTGGTCCATATCTTCTTTTTTATTAACAAAAATTAAACATAAAAATAGATCAACCGTTGTTAAAAGATTTTTCAAAATTTCAATCCGATTACGATATCGGGTTTTAACTAAAAAATGTTCAATATTTGTTTGAATTTTATAATCACTTAAATCAAAAATTGTCGTATTTTTTAAATATTTCTTTAAAAAATTTTGTAATTCGTTATTAATAGTTGCTGAGAATACCATAAATTGTGTATTTGAAGCAAGTTTCGATAATAAAAAATCTACTTCATTAACAAAATCTAAATCAAAAACCATATCTACTTCATCCAAAACAACCATCTTACTAGTAGTTAAAGCTAACGCTTGTTCATCAATCATTCGCTTTAATCTTGTTGGTGTTCCAATAACTAAATGTGGATAATTAGTATTAAACTTTTGCTTTTGTTGCTCTAAATCTTGACCACCAATTAAATTAGCAATTTTCAAATTAGGATTATTTTTAATAAATTTTTGACTAACATTATATATTTGTACCGCTAACTCTCTTGTTGGTACAATTATAATCGCTTGTGTCTTGTTAATCGTTGGATTAATTTTACTTAAAATTGCTAATAAATAACCAACAGTTTTCCCAGTTCCTGTATTGGCACTAACAATAACATTTTGTCCCTTAACCATTAAAGGCAACATCTTCTTTTGAATATTTGTTGGAGCAACAAATTTTAATGAATCAATTGTTGCTAACACTTCATTACTTAAACCAATATCTTGAAATCTCATTACTACCACCTCTAAATAGTTTTAATAAAACTATTATTTTTTTCAAATCAGAAGTAATTATACCACAAAAATAAAACCGCAGAGAATTTGCCCTACCTATCGGGTCGCGTTTAGTTTTCTTAGGTATTGCTTTGAAGAAGTAAAACAATCAGCTAATTATATTATTTAATTACTAAACTAACC is drawn from Spiroplasma endosymbiont of Asaphidion curtum and contains these coding sequences:
- a CDS encoding nicotinate-nucleotide adenylyltransferase, whose amino-acid sequence is MKIIIFGGSFDPIHNQHKEIMLQAYEQLKADMLLIVPAYCSPLKKRQLTSSIHRIKMINLVITKYPWMKLETCELDRQGISYMIDTVISLQEKYGFNHQYYIIIGSDQANNLHRWHNIAILKTKVIFIIAQRTEYLLDEKLLQSYNKVILQSIFPNVNSTKIRQGMITAINSKVLAYVNSNLLYITDRLLLHMDKTRYLHCLNVGKMAKQLANHYQVNCLKAEIAGVYHDITKQWENVRHQQYLQQYLPQFLSEPIPTWHSKTGALYLEHHLGFSDKEILLAISKHTTAAVTMSNLDKIIFIADKISFKRNYSHIDNLRKIAFTNLDEAFKKIFYYHYLEVINKNGIDNIGQEIEKVYKKFF
- a CDS encoding GTPase; translation: MIAMICYGCGSELQSNNNLQAGYIAKLQDNSHFYCWRCFRIKHYNELVNVNNVNYNYDDLFMKIKNNDGVVFYVINIMDFFGSLIWQYHCQLKNLRFYLIINKIDTIMQYIAFNKLKDWVRKQITLIGLEPIDIILVSSTKNYFIDEFVEFLKKQQTDIYWIGKTNVGKSSLINKVLSLQQQFSRKLPLMSYFPNTTMNLIAIAYRDYLYFYDTPGFSNSNELNYYLNNNAYRNLNFESKIKSKTYQLEYGQTITVVGLFQFSFIEGLATSFHFYGSNKLVLHCSKIENCSRIWKQQILLLKPNTKMIEHQIKISKNNEEKIGIQIYGYGWISFKARKQQLKLMLPENCDYQIIKPLV
- a CDS encoding deoxyribonuclease IV — translated: MKNKLILGCHVSMKSPDYLVGALNEAISYGANAMMFYTGAPQNTRRKPLDQLKIAEFKQGLEKHNLDINNVIIHAPYIINLANSINPSTYMLAKEFLKTEINRSLAIGAKYIVLHPGSSVGADASIGLQYIIDGLNEVLEPNQNIKIALETMSGKGSELGINFSQLKTIILGVKYSHLVGVCWDTCHLNDAGYDLVNNLEQVIEEFDKIIGLDKLFVIHLNDSKNIKGSHKDRHENIGYGNLGFDSLCSILYHPKFANIIKILETPWNNSEPPYKEEIIMLKNKQFNNFLNR
- a CDS encoding DEAD/DEAH box helicase; amino-acid sequence: MRFQDIGLSNEVLATIDSLKFVAPTNIQKKMLPLMVKGQNVIVSANTGTGKTVGYLLAILSKINPTINKTQAIIIVPTRELAVQIYNVSQKFIKNNPNLKIANLIGGQDLEQQKQKFNTNYPHLVIGTPTRLKRMIDEQALALTTSKMVVLDEVDMVFDLDFVNEVDFLLSKLASNTQFMVFSATINNELQNFLKKYLKNTTIFDLSDYKIQTNIEHFLVKTRYRNRIEILKNLLTTVDLFLCLIFVNKKEDMDQVLDLLQEQNIKVGQIHSSLKSRERIKMLKRINSLEFKFVVCSDIASRGIDLPGVSHVISLNLPYDLTYYFHRAGRTGRGKYHGYSYLFYDSSDEEGIAYLTKKGINFTLWNEKVKKPTKKVIKNIPQASVNDLQKVISKYHSQPIKPGYKKQRKEEVKKVIQKYRKKSFKK